The following are from one region of the Paenibacillus sp. JZ16 genome:
- a CDS encoding Crp/Fnr family transcriptional regulator has product MILHKGEILFRQGDSGDHLYHIRSGLFKVTRLHPNGNMVLFNILYPGETVPHHSLISPKETHGTAIALIQSEVEVISAEAWYRQLAEDPQKPLEVARLLQEKVRFMQMRLDHLTVGGPAERLELLIQWLDEYSQGIHLTEYLTQEEIGQLIGVRRETVNRLLREQGKHI; this is encoded by the coding sequence ATGATTCTTCATAAAGGCGAAATACTGTTCAGGCAAGGAGATAGCGGCGATCATCTATATCACATCCGGAGCGGATTGTTCAAGGTGACCCGTCTCCATCCGAATGGCAATATGGTGCTTTTCAATATTTTATATCCCGGTGAAACGGTGCCGCACCATTCCCTGATCAGCCCGAAGGAGACACATGGAACGGCGATCGCTCTGATCCAGAGCGAAGTGGAGGTCATATCGGCTGAAGCGTGGTACCGCCAGCTTGCGGAGGATCCGCAGAAACCGCTCGAGGTTGCCAGATTGCTGCAGGAAAAGGTGCGGTTCATGCAGATGAGGCTGGATCACTTGACGGTCGGAGGACCTGCGGAGCGGCTTGAGCTGCTGATCCAGTGGCTGGATGAGTATTCACAGGGAATACACTTGACCGAGTATCTGACGCAGGAAGAGATCGGACAGCTGATCGGCGTGAGGAGAGAAACGGTAAACCGGCTGCTGCGGGAACAGGGCAAGCATATCTAG
- the hmpA gene encoding NO-inducible flavohemoprotein, whose protein sequence is MLSQHTIEVVKSTVPVLETHGTAITTAFYQKLFHHHPELLNIFNHANQREGKQPFALANAVYAAAAHIDRLEAIVPVVKQIGHKHRALNILPEHYPIVGETLLAAMKEVLGDAATPEIIEAWAEAYGAIADVFIGIEADMYQQAANEAGGWSGYRNFVIDRKVEESSVITSFYLVPQDGGEISAYQPGQYITLRVKPEGEAYYHNRHYSLSSAPGQPYYRITVKREDELEGKPAGVVSTWLHRHAEVGTVLEVTAPAGTFTLDTDSDLPLVLISGGVGLTPMVAMLETVLLEQPDRNVTFIHAAKCGSQHAMKAHIDALASKYPQLTSYVIYEQPESEDQCHQAGYIDLDFLRKTVDDKADFYFCGPVPFMRAVNNHLKSMEVPSDRIHYEFFGPAGTLED, encoded by the coding sequence ATGTTAAGCCAGCATACGATTGAGGTCGTTAAATCGACCGTTCCTGTTCTTGAAACACATGGAACGGCAATTACGACTGCATTTTACCAAAAATTGTTTCATCATCATCCGGAGCTTCTTAACATATTCAACCATGCGAATCAACGAGAAGGAAAACAGCCCTTTGCCCTTGCCAATGCCGTATACGCCGCCGCAGCCCATATCGACCGTCTTGAAGCGATCGTCCCGGTTGTTAAGCAGATCGGACACAAACACCGGGCATTAAACATTTTGCCCGAGCACTATCCAATCGTTGGCGAAACGCTGCTCGCCGCAATGAAGGAAGTGCTGGGAGACGCTGCAACGCCCGAAATTATCGAGGCCTGGGCCGAAGCTTACGGGGCTATTGCCGATGTCTTCATTGGCATTGAAGCGGATATGTACCAACAAGCCGCGAACGAGGCCGGCGGCTGGAGCGGATACCGCAATTTCGTCATTGACCGGAAGGTGGAAGAAAGCTCCGTTATCACTTCCTTTTATCTGGTCCCGCAAGACGGCGGCGAGATTTCCGCTTATCAACCCGGTCAATATATCACGCTCCGGGTGAAACCCGAAGGTGAAGCCTATTATCATAATCGTCATTACAGTCTCTCATCCGCACCGGGTCAGCCTTACTACAGAATTACGGTCAAGCGTGAGGATGAACTGGAAGGAAAGCCCGCAGGCGTCGTCTCCACTTGGCTGCACCGTCATGCCGAGGTTGGGACCGTTCTTGAGGTCACGGCTCCGGCCGGTACCTTTACGCTGGATACGGACAGCGATCTTCCGCTTGTCTTGATCAGCGGCGGCGTCGGTTTAACCCCGATGGTGGCCATGCTCGAAACCGTGCTGCTGGAACAGCCTGACCGGAACGTAACCTTTATTCATGCGGCCAAGTGCGGCAGCCAGCATGCGATGAAAGCTCACATCGATGCGCTTGCCTCCAAATATCCGCAGCTAACCTCTTATGTCATTTATGAACAACCGGAATCGGAGGATCAGTGTCACCAAGCAGGCTATATTGATCTTGATTTCCTGCGCAAAACCGTTGATGACAAGGCCGACTTCTACTTCTGCGGCCCCGTTCCGTTCATGCGAGCCGTGAACAATCATTTGAAATCGATGGAGGTACCTTCGGACCGAATTCATTATGAATTTTTCGGCCCGGCTGGTACATTGGAAGATTAA
- a CDS encoding YitT family protein — protein MRKRQNTIITMSAMLFGTFLMAFTYYHINFHNHLTEGGFVGLALLGKYALDIPPALSMVLMDIPVLLVALFIKGRKFIINTVVAASMFTLFYALIERYSTLVIDLNHNLLAAALLSGLLTGFGAGIVLRFGGATGGDDVISVLFSEWSGLKVGTVFFLMDAVVLLLSLFYMPLVETLYTILAVSIAGQVITITVTYGTEKTEKKPIRKAVRAPSTPVTPKTAQHTVSGRS, from the coding sequence ATGAGGAAAAGACAAAACACAATTATCACCATGTCGGCGATGTTGTTCGGAACGTTTTTAATGGCTTTTACGTATTATCACATTAATTTTCACAATCATTTAACCGAAGGCGGCTTTGTCGGCCTTGCACTGCTTGGCAAATATGCGCTTGATATTCCGCCCGCATTAAGTATGGTCCTCATGGACATACCGGTTCTGCTGGTTGCCTTATTCATCAAAGGTCGGAAGTTCATTATCAATACCGTAGTTGCGGCGAGCATGTTCACCTTGTTCTACGCATTGATCGAGCGGTATTCCACGCTTGTGATCGATCTGAATCATAACTTGCTGGCAGCCGCGCTGCTGTCCGGTTTATTGACGGGCTTTGGTGCAGGCATCGTGCTCCGTTTCGGCGGAGCGACAGGCGGTGACGACGTGATCTCCGTGCTGTTCAGCGAGTGGAGCGGGCTTAAGGTAGGGACGGTGTTTTTCCTGATGGATGCCGTAGTACTGCTATTATCGCTATTCTACATGCCATTGGTTGAAACCTTATATACTATATTAGCCGTATCGATTGCCGGACAAGTGATCACCATCACAGTGACGTACGGTACCGAGAAAACGGAAAAGAAACCGATTCGGAAGGCGGTCCGTGCCCCAAGCACTCCGGTTACTCCGAAGACAGCGCAGCATACCGTTAGCGGCCGTTCATAA
- the msrA gene encoding peptide-methionine (S)-S-oxide reductase MsrA: MNNRSTPSELATFAGGCFWCMVSPFDELPGILKVVSGYTGGHKENPTYEEVCSDTTGHYEAVQITYNPEVFPYEKLLELFWQQIDPTDEGGQFHDRGTSYRTAIFYHTEEQRELAEQSKQAVAASGRFDGPIVTPILPASTFYEAEEYHQDYHKKNPSHYKRYRKGSGREDFIEQHWSDPVDPAELKQRLTPIQYEVTQNNATEPPFHNEFWDHHGEGIYVDIVSGEPLFSSTDKYDAGCGWPSFTRPIREYNIKEKMDLTHMMVRTEVRSKKGDSHLGHVFDDGPGPNGLRYCINSAALRFVPKEEMQKEGYGEYLQLFE; encoded by the coding sequence ATGAATAATCGTTCAACCCCAAGTGAATTGGCTACCTTTGCGGGAGGCTGCTTCTGGTGTATGGTCTCTCCTTTTGATGAGCTGCCGGGCATCCTGAAGGTCGTTTCCGGCTATACGGGCGGCCATAAGGAAAATCCGACCTATGAAGAGGTATGCTCTGATACAACAGGTCATTACGAGGCTGTTCAAATCACGTATAACCCGGAAGTGTTCCCTTACGAAAAGCTGCTCGAGCTCTTCTGGCAGCAAATCGATCCTACGGATGAGGGCGGACAATTCCATGACCGGGGCACATCTTACCGGACTGCTATTTTTTACCACACGGAGGAGCAGCGTGAACTTGCGGAGCAATCCAAGCAAGCCGTAGCTGCCAGCGGACGATTCGATGGACCGATCGTAACGCCCATCCTCCCCGCCAGCACTTTCTATGAAGCTGAAGAATATCATCAGGATTATCACAAGAAAAACCCGAGCCATTACAAACGCTATCGCAAAGGTTCAGGACGCGAGGATTTCATTGAGCAGCACTGGTCGGATCCGGTAGATCCAGCCGAGCTTAAACAGCGCCTGACACCGATCCAATATGAAGTGACCCAGAATAACGCAACCGAGCCTCCGTTCCACAATGAGTTCTGGGACCATCACGGGGAAGGCATTTACGTGGATATCGTATCCGGCGAGCCGCTCTTCAGCTCAACGGACAAATATGATGCCGGCTGCGGATGGCCGAGCTTCACCCGTCCGATTCGCGAATACAACATTAAGGAAAAAATGGATCTTACCCATATGATGGTCCGCACCGAGGTAAGAAGCAAAAAAGGCGACTCGCACCTCGGCCATGTATTTGACGACGGACCTGGGCCGAACGGGCTTCGCTACTGCATCAATTCTGCGGCACTCCGATTTGTACCGAAGGAAGAGATGCAAAAGGAAGGCTACGGCGAGTATTTGCAGCTGTTTGAATAA
- a CDS encoding TVP38/TMEM64 family protein has product MKRWIIPAIYSTALILAFAYRHEIIDWLRGNPPLYLMILLAALLALFPIAPYKVIIAILGYAYGTLWAAAISWFGTTIAAVILYAAVRSLYQEPGRRLLGKYEAIHRFTALVERRPFQSILLARLLPIIPQMAVNIYAGVASIPFWTYTTASAIGKIPAILLYAWLGSGFSDHPLLFAGIAGGLMLVTALCLAAVRWYKGRPA; this is encoded by the coding sequence ATGAAGAGATGGATCATACCCGCAATTTATTCAACAGCCCTGATACTGGCATTTGCATACAGACATGAAATCATAGACTGGCTGAGAGGAAATCCCCCGCTCTACCTGATGATCCTGCTGGCAGCCCTGCTTGCCTTATTTCCTATTGCGCCCTATAAAGTCATTATCGCTATTCTCGGTTATGCATATGGGACACTCTGGGCTGCAGCCATTTCGTGGTTCGGAACAACGATAGCGGCCGTCATCCTGTATGCGGCAGTTCGGTCCCTGTACCAGGAGCCCGGCAGGCGACTGCTTGGCAAATACGAGGCTATCCATAGGTTTACAGCCCTGGTAGAAAGGCGCCCCTTTCAGTCGATCCTGCTCGCGCGCTTACTGCCCATTATTCCGCAAATGGCCGTCAATATTTATGCCGGCGTCGCATCCATTCCATTCTGGACGTACACAACCGCTTCAGCCATCGGTAAAATCCCCGCGATTCTCCTGTATGCCTGGCTGGGCAGCGGGTTTTCCGATCATCCGCTCCTCTTCGCGGGTATCGCGGGCGGACTTATGCTGGTTACCGCTCTGTGCCTGGCCGCTGTCCGGTGGTATAAAGGGAGACCGGCTTAA
- a CDS encoding TerC family protein yields the protein MDIMSMDFWMALLSIVLIDLVLAGDNAIVIGLAARNVQKEDQKKVILWGTVGAIVIRIVATLLVVQLLMIPGLRLIGGFALLWIAYKLMVDEKQHEISAGNQMWAAIRTIIIADAMMGLDNVLAVAGAAGESFMLVIIGLAISVPIMVWGSTIILKLTDRFPIIITIGAAVLAWTASKMIVEEPMIHSWFANGVLKYGFEILVIAIIISLGTWMKKKNDQKAKSHPVQVKMVD from the coding sequence ATGGATATCATGTCGATGGATTTTTGGATGGCACTGCTATCGATTGTCCTCATTGACCTTGTGTTGGCAGGCGACAACGCGATTGTTATCGGGCTTGCCGCTCGTAATGTCCAGAAGGAGGACCAGAAGAAGGTCATCCTGTGGGGTACCGTCGGTGCGATCGTGATTCGTATCGTGGCCACACTCCTCGTTGTACAGCTCTTAATGATCCCCGGCTTGCGATTGATCGGTGGCTTTGCCCTGTTGTGGATTGCCTACAAGCTGATGGTGGATGAGAAGCAGCATGAAATTTCCGCTGGCAACCAAATGTGGGCGGCAATCCGTACGATTATTATCGCGGACGCGATGATGGGACTGGATAACGTGCTTGCTGTAGCTGGCGCTGCTGGCGAAAGCTTCATGCTGGTTATTATCGGGCTTGCGATTTCGGTTCCAATTATGGTGTGGGGCAGTACCATTATCCTGAAGTTGACGGATCGCTTTCCTATTATCATCACGATCGGTGCTGCCGTGTTAGCCTGGACCGCATCGAAGATGATTGTGGAAGAGCCGATGATTCACAGCTGGTTCGCCAATGGCGTTCTGAAGTATGGTTTTGAAATTCTTGTTATTGCCATTATCATCAGTCTTGGAACTTGGATGAAGAAGAAAAATGACCAAAAAGCGAAGAGCCATCCGGTGCAGGTCAAGATGGTTGACTAG
- a CDS encoding AraC family transcriptional regulator — MDSNLSNQVVAADFSFHRKPFKMSLADGFDTYLMRWQTDGKCRAKIDDELSLVEAGDLLIFTPGQPYELRIDDEYNALGELTIESGDYHIFFKGPWADAWWNSKKRPTKIRVPLEERYLSLFRQILLEQRRVSDPYPEISDYTVRILCLEVDRLLSEQPSTTPKTYLAYRMKNYIEENASSMFKLEDVAAHVGISVSRAVHLFKEAFGTTIMQYTMDVRLSMAKERIVFSPLSLEDVAETSGFANYTYFHRVFRSRFGVSPKQFRMASRTSN; from the coding sequence ATGGATTCAAATCTTTCCAACCAAGTCGTAGCAGCGGATTTCTCATTTCATCGTAAACCTTTCAAGATGTCCCTGGCTGACGGTTTCGACACCTACCTGATGCGATGGCAGACCGACGGCAAATGCCGTGCCAAAATCGATGACGAGCTGTCACTCGTTGAAGCAGGGGATCTGTTAATCTTCACGCCAGGACAACCCTATGAACTCCGAATAGATGACGAATATAACGCTTTGGGTGAGTTAACCATCGAAAGCGGAGATTACCATATTTTTTTCAAGGGTCCCTGGGCTGACGCGTGGTGGAATTCCAAGAAACGCCCAACCAAAATTCGGGTTCCACTGGAAGAGCGTTACCTGAGTCTGTTTCGGCAAATTCTGCTGGAGCAGCGCCGTGTATCGGATCCTTATCCGGAGATTTCGGATTACACGGTGCGGATTTTGTGCCTCGAAGTGGACCGCCTGTTATCGGAGCAGCCATCGACCACACCCAAGACGTATCTAGCCTACCGCATGAAAAATTACATTGAAGAGAATGCCTCCTCGATGTTCAAGCTGGAGGACGTCGCGGCCCATGTCGGCATTAGTGTCTCTCGGGCAGTCCATCTGTTCAAAGAAGCGTTTGGCACCACCATCATGCAATACACCATGGACGTTCGCCTGAGCATGGCCAAGGAACGGATTGTGTTTAGTCCTCTCTCGCTGGAGGATGTTGCCGAAACGTCCGGCTTTGCCAACTATACTTATTTTCACCGCGTTTTCCGCTCCCGATTCGGCGTTTCGCCCAAACAATTCCGCATGGCCAGCCGAACGTCAAACTGA
- a CDS encoding Gfo/Idh/MocA family protein, whose amino-acid sequence MKKMKAGIIGCGTISGVYFTNLKNSPWVEVVACADLIPDNAKKKAEEFNIPNVYTVEEMLAQTDIEFIINLTIPASHANVDIASLEAGKHVYSEKPLAITLDEARRVLNMADQKGLRVGCAPDTFLGSGVQTAKAAIESGLIGRPVAATAFMMGSGPEAWHPNPEFFYASGGGPMMDMGPYYVSALVELLGPASRISASTGIQIPDRAIGSGPLQGKPITVQTPTHLAGTLDFENGAIATMITSFDIFGGSNLPWIEIYGTQGSLSLGDPNYFNGEVKLRKHGSEEWELLDPAFECGKNERGLGINDMIQSIHEQKDHRVSARLAYHVLEIMQSFQQSSLEGRHIVLQSTYRYGKLPAPQQANMSE is encoded by the coding sequence ATGAAAAAAATGAAAGCAGGTATAATTGGCTGCGGAACCATCAGCGGCGTATACTTCACGAACTTAAAGAACAGCCCTTGGGTTGAAGTCGTGGCATGTGCTGACCTTATTCCGGACAACGCGAAGAAGAAGGCCGAAGAGTTCAACATCCCGAACGTGTATACAGTTGAGGAGATGCTTGCACAGACTGACATTGAGTTTATTATTAATCTGACCATTCCGGCCAGCCACGCCAATGTGGACATTGCTTCGCTGGAAGCAGGGAAGCATGTTTACAGTGAAAAGCCGCTGGCGATTACCCTTGATGAAGCCCGCCGGGTGCTAAATATGGCAGATCAAAAAGGACTTCGCGTCGGCTGCGCGCCCGATACGTTTCTGGGCTCCGGCGTACAGACGGCCAAAGCCGCTATTGAATCCGGGCTTATTGGCAGACCTGTTGCCGCTACGGCGTTTATGATGGGTTCAGGACCGGAAGCTTGGCATCCTAATCCTGAATTTTTTTACGCGTCGGGCGGAGGTCCAATGATGGATATGGGTCCTTACTATGTATCGGCCCTCGTAGAGCTGCTTGGTCCTGCAAGCCGGATCAGCGCATCCACCGGCATCCAGATTCCAGACCGCGCCATCGGCTCCGGCCCGCTCCAAGGAAAACCGATTACGGTTCAGACCCCAACGCATTTAGCAGGGACGCTGGATTTTGAGAACGGTGCCATTGCAACCATGATTACAAGTTTCGATATCTTTGGCGGATCGAACCTGCCCTGGATCGAAATCTATGGCACGCAGGGAAGCCTAAGCCTCGGGGATCCGAACTACTTTAACGGCGAAGTGAAGCTCCGGAAGCACGGCTCCGAGGAATGGGAGCTGCTTGACCCCGCATTTGAATGCGGGAAGAACGAGCGGGGGCTGGGTATCAATGATATGATCCAATCAATTCATGAGCAGAAGGACCATCGCGTGAGCGCCCGTCTGGCATACCACGTGCTGGAGATTATGCAGTCGTTCCAGCAGTCTTCGCTGGAGGGCCGACATATCGTTCTGCAAAGCACATACCGCTACGGCAAACTTCCGGCGCCGCAGCAGGCAAACATGTCGGAATAG
- a CDS encoding Gfo/Idh/MocA family protein: protein MSKTLKIGIIGCGGIANGKHMPSLKKQAQAELVAFCDIVEERAQKAAAEYGVEGAKVYTDFRELLQDGSIDVIHVCTPNDSHSEITVASLEAGKHVMCEKPMAKTVSEAKAMLDAAKRTGKKLTIGYNNRFRDDSMYLKGVCEEGELGEIYYGKALAVRRRAVPTWGVFLDEEKQGGGPLIDIGTHALDLTLWLMDNYKPKSVLGSTFHKLGQRENAANAFGPWDPKEFKVEDSAFGFITMENGATIILESSWALNVVETGEAKAVLAGTEGGADMKDGLRINGEKMSRLYETKVDLNAGGVAFYSGSKENDSDREARMWLEAIIEDKDPVVKPEQAFVVTQILEAIYESAKTGKAVYFDN, encoded by the coding sequence ATGTCGAAAACGTTGAAGATCGGAATTATCGGTTGTGGGGGAATCGCCAATGGCAAGCATATGCCGAGCTTGAAGAAGCAGGCGCAGGCGGAACTGGTCGCTTTTTGCGACATCGTAGAAGAGCGTGCGCAGAAGGCGGCTGCTGAGTACGGGGTTGAAGGCGCAAAAGTGTACACGGATTTCAGAGAATTGCTGCAAGACGGCAGCATCGATGTTATCCATGTATGTACGCCGAACGATTCCCACTCCGAGATTACGGTAGCATCCCTTGAAGCCGGCAAGCACGTGATGTGCGAAAAGCCTATGGCGAAGACCGTTTCCGAAGCCAAAGCGATGCTGGACGCCGCGAAGCGTACAGGGAAAAAACTTACCATCGGTTACAACAACCGTTTCCGCGACGATAGCATGTATCTGAAAGGCGTCTGTGAGGAAGGCGAGCTGGGCGAGATCTACTACGGTAAAGCGCTGGCTGTTCGCCGCCGTGCCGTTCCGACCTGGGGCGTATTCCTTGACGAAGAGAAGCAAGGCGGAGGTCCGTTGATCGATATCGGTACCCATGCGCTGGATTTGACCTTGTGGCTGATGGACAACTACAAGCCGAAGAGCGTGCTGGGATCCACGTTCCATAAACTTGGTCAACGGGAGAATGCGGCGAATGCGTTCGGTCCTTGGGATCCGAAGGAGTTCAAGGTAGAGGATTCGGCATTCGGGTTCATTACGATGGAGAACGGCGCAACGATTATTCTGGAATCCAGCTGGGCCCTTAACGTCGTTGAGACCGGCGAAGCCAAAGCCGTGTTGGCGGGTACAGAAGGCGGGGCTGACATGAAGGACGGTCTGCGTATTAACGGCGAGAAAATGAGCAGATTGTATGAAACCAAAGTCGATTTGAATGCCGGCGGCGTAGCGTTCTATTCCGGCTCCAAGGAAAATGATTCGGACCGTGAAGCCAGAATGTGGCTGGAGGCCATTATTGAGGATAAGGACCCTGTGGTTAAGCCGGAGCAAGCGTTTGTTGTAACGCAAATTCTGGAAGCGATCTATGAATCGGCGAAGACAGGAAAAGCGGTTTATTTCGATAACTAA